CGTGCGGTCGCCTGTTCGTCGCCGGGCCGCCCCCGCGCCGCCCCGTCCGCCCCGCCGCCCGCCGCCCCCGCTCTCCCCGCGGCGCCCTCCGCCGTGCGCCGCCGCCCCGGTTCGGGCTGGCCCCCCCGTCCCCCCCTCCGCGCCCTCCTTTTCCCCCGGTTCCGCTCCCTGCCGCCTTCCTGCCTCCCTTTCCCTGCCCCCGGCGTTCCCTTGGCGCCCTGCTGCGGTTCGCGTCCGCCGGCCGGGCCGGCCCTCTCCCCCTCCCGGCCCCCCCCCGGCCCCCCCCGCCGTGCGGTGCCTTCCGCCGCCGGCCCTCCTCCGGCTGCGCCGTTTCCCGGGTGGGCCGGCCGTTCCCCCGCCCGCTCCTCTTCCCGCGGCCCCCCGCCGCCGTCTCCGGCTCCTCCGTTGCGTCCCGCCGCGTCCGGTCCGCCTTTCCCCCGCTTCCTTTCGCCGCTCGCGCTGGCCGCTGTCGCCGGGCCCCCCGCTCTTCGGCTCGCCTCCCCCTGTGCCCTGCCGTCCCCTGGCCCCTTTCCCTCTCGGCTTCCCCGTTCTCCTTCCTCTTTGCTCCCCCCCCCGCCTGCCCCGCCGCCCTCCGCCCGGCTCGCGCCCCGGGTTTTGCGCGCCCGCCGCCCCCCTCCTCTCGGGCCTGGCCCTTCCCCCCCCGGTCTCGTCGCGCCTCCCGCCTCCCTTTCGGGGCTCGTTGCTTCGCCGTGCGTTGTCCCCCTCCTTCGCGGCTTTCGCCTTCCCTGCCCCCGTCCTGCTGTCTCCTCGCCCCCCCCTTTGTGGGTTCTCGGTTCGCGCGCCGTTGGCCCCGTCCCCGGCTTCCGGTTCCTCCCGCTCGCCCGTTCTGCTTCCCCCCTGGCCCCTTGGCGCTCTCGCTTCCGTGGCGCGGCTCCCGCCGCCCCGCGCCGTCCTCCCTCTTCCCGTTTGCGCCTCGGTCGCGGGCGTTGCGCCCCCGCTGCCTCTCCTCCTTGGCTTTCCCCGCTCGCCTCGCTCCGGGCTCCCGCTCTCCTGCGGGCCCCTTCGGCGGGCCCCGCTCCTCGCCGTCGCTTCGTCTTCGCCCCTCCCCCCGTCCGCCGCCCGCTTTGCCCGTCCGTCTCGCTGCGGGCCTCCCCCGCGTTCCTCTGGCTTCGCCCCGCTCCGGCCTCGTTCCCCTCTTTCGGGTCCCGCCCGGCCTGCTCTCCCTCGCCCTCTCCGCCGCTCCGGTCGGTCGGCGGTGCCCCCGCGCGGGCTCCCGCCCCTCCGCTTCCTTGCGCCTTCCGGGTTTTCTCGCCCGTTGCCTCGCCCCCCTGTCCGCCTCCTTGGTCCGTGTTTCCCGCCGGGCCGCCTGGGGCGCCCGCCGGCCGCCGCCCGGCGCCCGCCGGTGCCGCCGCCCGCCGCGGCGGCGCGTGCTGCCTCCCCGCTCGCGGCGCCGCCGTCTCCCCGGGCGTCTCCCCGGCCCGGGCTTGGGCCGCCGCCCCGCCCCGCGTCGGTCCCCGCCCCGCCCGCTCGGCGGCCCGGCTCTCGCCGTTCCCCCTCCGCCCGGGGCGCCTCGCCGGCCCCCCTCCGCTTCCCTCCCGCCCCTTTCCCGCCCTCTTTGCCTCTCTTTCCCCGTCCTTTTCCTCTTTCCCTCGCGGTCCTTGTTCGCTCTCGGTCTCTCGCCCGTCTTTCGCCTTGGCCGGCCTTTCCCGCCCGCTTCGGGCTGCCTTCCCCCCCCCCGCCTCGTCGCCCGCGCCTCTTGGTGCGCCCGGGTCCGGGCCCGCCGGGGCTCTCCCCCTCTCCGGCGCCCCTTTCCCGGGGCCTTGGGCCCGGTCCGTCGCTGCGGCCGCTTCTCCCGCCTCCCCTTCGGCCGCCGCTGGCGCCCGCTTCTCCCGCTGGGCTTTTCCCGGTTCGCTCGCCGTTCCTCGGGGCCTCCTGGTCCGTTTCTTTTCCTCCGCTTCTTGCTCTGCTTCCCTCCGCGGGTCCTCCCGCCTGCCCTGGGGTCGCGCTGCGCGCCCCGTCCTTGCGCTGCCGCCCGGGTTCCCGGGTCTCGCTCGCCGGCCGCGCCCGCCTCCGCCCGCGGTTGCTTGCCGCCTTCCCCCCGCTCGTCGCGCCGCTGCTGTCGTCGCGGCCTCGCCTTTCGGCCCCCCGCTGGCTGTGCGCGCCCGGGCGGCCCTTTCCGCCCGCGGTCCCCCCGCGGCTCGCGGGCTCCTGGTTGGCTGGGGGCGCCGCTGCGTGCCCCCCCGGCCGCCGTGCCCTCGGCCTCCTGGCTTGGGGCGCCCCTTGCGTTCCCCGCCTCGCTGGTTCCCGGGCTTCTGCCCTTCCCCCCCCGTCTCGCCTTTCGCTCCGTTCTTCCTCGCTGCGCGCGCCGCGCTCTCCGTTGCCGCGCGTCGTTCTGTCTCTTTGCGCCCCGCGCCCCCCCCCTGCCGCCTCGCCCCCGCGCCCGGTGCGGCGCCCGCCGCCGTGCCCCTTCTTTCGTTTCGCTTCCTTGGCGCGCTTCGCGCCGGGGGTTTGTTCGCTTTGCCTCGCCGCGGTTGCTCCCGGCCTCTCCCCCCCCCGCCGGGCCCCGGGCCGCCGCGCCTGGCCGCTCCGCGCCCCGGGGGTGGCGCGCGGCGCGGCTGCCCCCGCCCCCCCTCCGGTGTTGTTTGCCCCGCGTTCGCGGGTCGTTCTGCTCGGCCGGTTTCGCCCCTGCTCCTTCCGCCGGTTCCCCTCCGGCCCCCTTGTTCCGCCTTCTCCTTCCTCTCCCTGCTCCGGTTCCGTGGCCTTCTCGCGCCGTCGCGGGCCGCGCCCCGCCCCCGTCGCCGCGCTCCGCCCCCTTCCCCGGCCCCTTCCCTCGGTCGGCGCGCCGGGCGGTGTGTCCCCCGGGCCGGGCCGTCGTCCCCGCGCGCTGCTGCCTCGCGCTTCCTCGGCCTTCCTCGTTGCCGCCCCCCCTTGCCCTGCTCTCTCCCCCTCCCGCTGCCCTTTCCCCGCTTCCCCGGGCCTGTCGGCCCCGGCTCTCGCCTCGTTGCCTCCCTCCGTGTCGCGCGCGTGCGGCCCCGCCCCTCTCCGGGCCTCCCCGCCCTGTTCTTGCCTCCCCTTCCTTGGCCTCCCCGGCCCTCGTCCCTCTCCGCCGCTCGCCCCGGCGGCTCCCCTCCGTGTCGCTCGTTCGCCGGCTGCGGTCTCGTTCGTTCCCGGCCTTCCCCCGCCCCTCGCTCCCCCCCTCCGCCCGGCCCTGCCCCCCCCCCCTCGCCTCCCGCCCGCGCTCTCCGTCTGTCCCTCCTTCCTCTGTCTGGCCCTGGTCCGTTTCCCCGTGTTGCGTCCCCTTCCGCCGCCGGCTCCCCTCCTGGTGGTGCCCTTCCGTCCCTTCCTTTCCGTTTCCGCCTTGCGCCCCTCCTCCCCCCGGCCCCCCCCGCCTTTGCTTTCTCCTCCGGTGCCGGCGGCGTCCTCCCGCCCCTCCGCCGCTCCCTGGTCGGCCTCGTTTCTGGTTGCGCCTCGGCCGGTCTCTGCTCGTCTTCGCGCCCCCCCCTTTCGTTCTTGCTTCCTGCCCCCTCCTTGGCCCCTGCTTTCGCCGTTGTTCGTCTTTCCTCCCTCCCGCCTTTCCCCTCTGCCTCTGCCCTCCGCCTGCCCCCGCCTGTCCCTGTTCCTCCTTCCTCCGCTCCCGCCGGCCCCCCCTCGGCTCGCCCTCCTCTGCTGTTCTCCCCTGCTCCTGTCTCCCCGCGTCGGCCTGCTTTGCGCCCTCTCCTTTCTTCCCCGTCCCCGCGCCGGCGGCCCGCCCCGGCCCTTCCGGCCCGGCGCGCCTCGCCGGCCGTCGGGCCGCGCCGCCCGGTGCTCCCCGTGCGGCGGCCCGGCCGCCCCCCCCTCCGTCCCCCTCCGCGCTTTTTCCCTGCCCCCCTTCCCTCTCCGCTCTTGGCGCTGGCCTTCCCGCGGCTGCTGGCCCCGCCTTGCCCTCCCCTGGCTCCTCGTTCCGGGCTTTCGCTTGTCCTCCTTCCCCTTCCCCGCCTCCTCGCGCCCGGTCTTGTTCTTTCTTGTCCCTCCCTCCCCGTGTCCGGCTTGGGTCCTTTGCGCGCCTGCTGCCTTCCTTGGCTGTGGTCGCCGTTTCTCCGGCTCCCTCTCCGGCCTCGCCCCCTCCTTCTCCGTCCCCCGTCCCCCCCTCGTCGGCCCTCTCCTCCCCTCGCCCGTTGCTCGGGCCGCCCTTTGCCTGCTGCGTCGCCGGCCCCCGGCCGTGCGCTCCGTCGCGTTCTCCTGCCTCCTCCGCGCCCCGGGCCCCGCCCGCGTCGCCCTTTTCTCTCCTCCCTGCCTCCCTTCCCGCCGTCGGGGTTTGTTGCCCGTCTTCGCTCTCGCCTTCCTCCGGTTCTCCGCGTCGCCCTCCCCTCCCCCCCTCTCCCTGCTTTCCTGCGCCCTTCGCCGTTTCCCCGTCTGCCTTTGTTCCTCCTTCCCCCTGCCTGGCTTCCTCTTTGCGCCCCGCCTCTGCCTCCTGGCCGGCTCCCCCGGTCGCCTTCCTCCGCGCCGTCGGCCCTGCCTGGCCCTCCCCTGCCCCGTGCGCTCCGCCGCGGTCCTCCCCGCGCCCGCGCCTCGTCCGTGTCCCGCGCCCCCTGCCTCGGCCTCGCGCGCTGCGGGCCTGCCCCCTCCTCTCCCCCCTTTTCCGCCTCCGCCCGCCCGCTCGCGCCCCCGTGCCCCGCCGCGGCCCCCCCGCTTTCCGGGGGCGCCCTCGGGCCCCCCGGCCCGCTTGCGGTCCCCCCCGCCCCCCGCCGGGCCCGGGCTGGCGCCGGGCCGGCCCCCCTCCCTCCTTCCCTCTGGCTTCGGTCCGCCGCCCCGGCTCCCGCTCGCCCCCCTTGCGTTCGCTTCCCCCCGGGGCGTTCCTGCCGCGGCGTGCGGCTCGCCCGTTCGCTGCGCGTCGCCTGGCGCCtgcccctcccccccccccccctcCTCTGCCTCTTGCGTCCTCGTCGTCGCGCCCCCGCCCCCCGCCCCCCGCCCCCCCCCCGCCTGGTCGGGGCGCGGCCGGCCCCCCGCCCGCGGGCGCCCCCCCCCGCTTGGCCCGCGCCCTCCGCGGGGCCCCGTCCCCCCGGGCCTTGGTCGCGCCCCGCCCGCGCCTCCCCCTCCCCTTCCCCCCCCCGTGGGCCGTTGCCGTCCCCGGGCCTTGGTCCTGGGGTCGCGGGCCGTTTCGCCTGCGGGCCCGGGCTTGGCCCGGCCCCGGCCCCGTGTGGTCGCCGCCTTGGGCTGCCCCCGGCCTCCCTCCCCGTGCCGGGGGCCCCCGGCCCGCCCCGCTCGCGCCCCTCGCCCTGCCTCCGCCCCCCCCGCGCTCTTTGCCCGCCTCGGGCCCTTGGTCCTGGCGTCGTTGGCTCCCTTTCTCTGGGCGGGCTTGCCCGGCCGGCCCCTTGTCCCCCCGCCCCCCCCGCCGGCGCCCGCCTCCCCCCGTGGTGCGTCGTTGCGGGCCGCCCCGCCCCCCCTGGGGGGGCTCGCCGCCCCCCCCTCGGCTCGGCGGGGGGGCCCGCCGGGGGGCCGCGGCTCTCTCCCCCTTCCCGCGCTCCCCCCCTTCGTCCCTCTGCTCCCCGGCCGCCTTCGCCTGTCTGCCCTGGGGCCCCTCTTCTTTCGCCCGCCCCTCCCCGGCCCCCCGGTGCCGCTGGGTGCCCGCGGCTCCCGCCCCTCCCCGCCCCCCGTTGCCGCTGGTGTCCGCGGCTCCCGCCCCTCCTCGCCCCCGCGGTGCCGCTGCTGCCCGCGGCTCCCGCCCCTCCGCGCCCCCCGGTGCCGCTGGTGCCCGCGGCTCCCGCCCGCCCCGGGCCGCGGTGCCGCTGGTGGCCGCGGCCCCCGCCCGCCCCCGGGCCTCTTTTGCCGCTGGTGCCCGCGCCTCTCGCCCGCCCCCGGGTCTCGGTTGCCGCTGGTGCCCGCGGTTCCGGCCCCTCCCCGCCCCCCGGTGTCGCTGGTGCCCGCGGCTCCCGCCCGCCCCCGGGCCTCGTTTGCCGCTGGTGTCCGCGGCTCCCGCCCCTCCCCGCCCCTCGGCGCCGCTGGTGGCCGCGGCTCCCGCCCGCCCCCGGGCCTCTTTTGCCGCTGGTGCCCGCGGCTCCCGCCCGCCCCCGGGCTTCGTTTGCCGCTGGTGCCCGCGCCTCTCGCCCGCCCCCGGGCCTCGGTTGTCGCTGGTGCGCGCGGTTCTCGGCCCTCCCCGCCCCCCGGTGCCGCTGGTGCTCGCGGCTCCCGCCCGCCCCCGGGCCTCGGTTGCCGCCCGTGTCCGCGGCTCCCGCCCCTCCTCGCCCCGCGGTGCCGCTGGTGCCCGCGGCTCCCGCCCGCCCCCGGGCCTCGGTTGCCGCTGGTGCCCGCGGCTCCCGCCCCTCGCCGCCCCGCGGTGCCGCTGGCGCCCGCGGCTCCTGCCCTCCCCCGGGCTTCGTTTGCCGCTGGTGTCCGGGGCTCCTGCCCCTCCTCGCCCCCGGGTGCCGCTGGTGCCCGCGGCTCCCGCCCGCCCCGGGCCTCTGCTCCCGGCCCGGTTCCCCGGCGCCCCGCCGGGCCGGTTCGCCGGCGCCCCGCCGGGCCGGCTCGCCGGCGCCCCCCGGGCCCCTCCCCGGCGGTGGGGGGGCCCCGCCGTCCGGGCCTCCGGTGGGCGTGGGCCGTGCCCTGGGCCCCCCTGCTCGCTCCCTCTCCCCTCCCCCTCCCGCGCTCCCCCCTTGGTCCCTGCGCTCCCCGGTGCCCTTCCTGTGTCTGCCCTGGGGCCCCTTTTTTTCCCCGCCGCTCCCGCCCCCCCGGGGCCCCCCTTTCGCTTTGGTGCTGCCGGCTCCCGCCCCTCCTCGCCCCGCGGTGCCGCTGGTCTCCGCGGCTCCCCCCCCCCCGGGCCTCGTTTGCCGGTGGTGTCCGCTGCTCCCGCCCCTCCCTGCCCCCCGGTGCCGCTGGTGCTCGCGGCTCCCGCCCCTCCCCGCCTCCCGGTTCCCGCTGGTGGCTGCGGCTCCCCCCCTCCGCGCCCCCCGGTGCTGGCGGCTCTTGTTGCCCCCGCGGCGGGCCCGGGCGGCTTCCTCCCTTGTTGGCTCTCCGCCTTCTCCCCTTGGCTTGGGGCGGGCCCGGGCCCCCTCCTTCCTTGTTGCGTCCCGCCCTCTCCTGCTCTTCGCCTTCTCCCTTTGGTCTTGGGGCGGGCCTCGCTTCCTCGTTTTCGTCTCTTCTGG
This DNA window, taken from Gossypium hirsutum isolate 1008001.06 unplaced genomic scaffold, Gossypium_hirsutum_v2.1 scaffold_396, whole genome shotgun sequence, encodes the following:
- the LOC121226763 gene encoding collagen alpha-1(I) chain-like, which gives rise to GTGPRGGRGPSGGGRPRAGGRGGRAEGGPAGAEEGGTGTGGGRRRAEAEGKGGREERRTTAKAGAKEGAGSKNERGGREDEQRPAEAQPETRPTRERRRGGRTPPAPEEKAKAGGAGGRRGARRKRKGRDGRAPPGGEPAAEGDATRGNGPGPDRGRRDRRRARAGGEGGGAGPGGGGERGAGEGRERTRPQPANERHGGEPPGRAAERDEGRGGQGRGGKNRAGRPGEGRGRTRATRREATRREPGPTGPGKRGKGSGRGREQGKGGRQRGRPRKREAAARGDDGPARGTHRPARRPREGAGEGGGARRRGRGAARDGARRPRNRSRERKEKAEQGGRRGTGGRSRGETGRAERPANAGQTTPEGGRGQPRRAPPPGRGAARRGGPGPGGGGRGREQPRRGKANKPPARSAPRKRNERRGTAAGAAPGAGARRQGGGAGRKETERRAATESAARAARKNGAKGETGGEGQKPGNQRGGERKGRPKPGGRGHGGRGGTQRRPQPTRSPRAAGGPRAERAARARTASGGPKGEAATTAAARRAGGRRQATAGGGGRGRRARPGNPGGSARTGRAARPQGRREDPRREAEQEAEEKKRTRRPRGTASEPGKAQREKRAPAAAEGEAGEAAAATDRAQGPGKGAPERGRAPAGPDPGAPRGAGDEAGGGKAARSGRERPAKAKDGRETESEQGPRGKEEKDGEREAKRAGKGREGSGGGPARRPGRRGNGESRAAERAGRGPTRGGAAAQARAGETPGETAAPRAGRQHAPPRRAAAPAGAGRRPAGAPGGPAGNTDQGGGQGGEATGEKTRKAQGSGGAGARAGAPPTDRSGGEGEGEQAGRDPKEGNEAGAGRSQRNAGEARSETDGQSGRRTGGGAKTKRRRGAGPAEGARRRAGARSEASGESQGGEAAGAQRPRPRRKREEGGRRGAAGAAPRKRERQGARGEAERASGRNRKPGTGPTAREPRTHKGGGEETAGRGQGRRKPRRRGTTHGEATSPEREAGGATRPGGEGPGPRGGGRRARKTRGASRAEGGGAGGGGSKEEGERGSREGKGPGDGRAQGEASRRAGGPATAASASGERKRGKGGPDAAGRNGGAGDGGGGPREEERAGERPAHPGNGAAGGGPAAEGTARRGGPGGGREGERAGPAGGREPQQGAKGTPGAGKGRQEGGRERNRGKRRARRGGRGGQPEPGRRRTAEGAAGRAGAAGGGADGAARGRPGDEQ